The following proteins come from a genomic window of Parambassis ranga chromosome 4, fParRan2.1, whole genome shotgun sequence:
- the usp24 gene encoding ubiquitin carboxyl-terminal hydrolase 24 isoform X1: METEEEQHITTLLCMGFPDPDVIRKALRLAKNDINEAVALLTNESPGLGYGYEPMESGPAPGSSSSGEGDNSGRTGSGGFDPPPAYHDVVDSERSNDENGNCSGGNMEFPTTNLYELESRVFTDHWSIPYKREESLGKCLIASTCLARHGLADADENCKRFMDRCMPEAFKKLLTSSAVHKWGTEIHEGIYNMLMLLVELVAERVKQDPVPVNLMGVLTMALNPDNEYHFKNRMKACQRNWAEVFGEEANMFAVSLGNTYQKEPHGWLVDLVNRFGELGGFAAIQTKLNMDEIEIACVSALVQPLGVCAEYLNCSLVQPMLDPVIHKMITYVQNLEEKDLKDKRLVSIPDLLSAIKLLCMRFQRELVAVVDDLRLDTLLRMLKTPHFSTKMNSLKEVTKLIEESTVSKTVKNAIDTDKLLDWLVENSVLSIALEGNIDQAQYCERIKGIIELLGSKLSLDELSKIWKIQAGQSSTVIENIHTIIAAAAVKFSFDQLTHLFVLIQKSWEIESDRVRQKLLSLIGRIGREARSETTTGKVLEVLWELAHLPTLPTSLVQQALEEHLGILSDAYAVKETVKRNYIIKCIEDIKKTHTQEDSKGSDTHSSFLTGTWGKKKSISLAKASQQSTPQAVWVVPALRQLHEITRSFIKQTYQKQDKSIIQDLKKNFEIVKLITGSLVCCHRLAVTAAGNNGLSGLTLVDGRYTYQEYLDSHLRFLAFFLQEASLYLVWNRAKELWECLVSGPDVCELDRELCFEWFTKGQHDLESDVQQQLFKEKILKLEPYEITMNGFNLFKTFFENVNLCDHRLKRQGTQLCVERLDLAGMDFIWRIAMETPDEEIANEAIQLIITYSYTNLNPKMKKDSVSLHKKFIADCYKRLEAASSALGGPTLTHAVTRATKMLTATAMPTVATSVQSPSRYRGGFGSTKLVIIERLLLLAERYVITIEDMYSVPRTILPHGASYNGHPVTLHITYESTKDTFTLETHSNETIGNIRWKISEHLSCPVDNVQIFANDSVLTTNRDQKLLSQLGFSDEQSLTVKSSGTGTPSGSSESSASASSSSSSAVFNSAYALEQEKSLPGVVMALVCNVFEMLYQLANLDEPRITLRVRKLLLLIPTDPEVQDALDNFVPKESSVWSHQKTLFTLGQGTGSRSPSMSSKQQHQPSAASILESLFRSSAPGMSTFRVLYNLEVLSSKLMPTSDDEMAKTSSKSFCENFLKAGGLSLVVNVMQRDSIPSEVDYETRQGVYSICLQLARFLLVGQSMPAALDDDVIRDGEALSSRPFRNAGRAGRQLSLCGTPEKSSYRQMSLSERSSIRVEEIIPAARVAIQTMEVCDFTSTVACFMRLTWAAAAGRLDLVGSPQPIRETHSSLLPQGVRTRVSSTGSNCSSSSEGETTPTALHAGICVRQQSVSIKDAIIAREALSLLVTCLQLRCQQLSSFYNLPSVNDFIIDILLGSPSGEIRRVACDQLYTLSQSDTSAFPEVQKPNLFLLSVILTAQLPLWSPTSVMRGVNQRLLSQCTEYFDLRCQLLDDLTTSEMEVLKVSAATMLEDEISWLDNFEPSWNSEMETSEADNILLAGHLRLIKTLLSLCGNEKEHLGPSLIQQLLDDFLFRASRIIINSSNATSSPAPIHDFHPKCSTASSRLAAYEVLVMLADSSLSNLRLITRELLSMHHQSDPSLCKEFDYLPPVESRSISGFVGLKNGGATCYMNAVFQQLYMQPGLPEAFLSIEDDTDQPEESVFYQVQSLFGHLMESKLQYYVPENFWKIFKMWNKELYVREQQDAYEFFTSLVDQLDEHLKKMGREQIFKNTFQGIFSDQKICKDCPHRYEREETFMALNLGVTSCQSLEISLDQFVRGEVLEGSNAYYCEKCKEKRTTVKRTCIKSLPSVLCIHLMRFGFDWESGRSIKYDEQIRFPWVLNMEPYTVSGMARQDCSGEGGEGRGEGTSGGSPRKKVTISENYELVGVVVHSGQAHAGHYYSFIKDRRGSARGRWYKFNDNVVEEFDMNDETLEYECFGGEYRPKVYDQSNPYPDVRRRYWNAYMLFYQKISDQNSPVLPKKSRVSIMRQEAEDLTLSAPSSPDVSPQSSPRPPRANNDRLTLLTRLVRKGEKKGLFVEKMPASIYQMVRDENLKFMRNRDVYNSDYFNFTLSLASVNATKLKHPDYQSMAKESLQLAVHFLFHTYLHTKKKLRVDTEEWMATVEVLLSKSSEACQWMVQYLVGPEGREITRVCLLECSVREVRVVVASILEKTLESALHFGDPGMDSLTDVLLSLLDKDVPENVKNCAQYFSLFSNFAQRGCGPCQLLLKHSAYRRMLIFLLGPNRQNNQNRRWSPAQAREFLHLHSTLALITLHSDLGPQQTQAPGGFKLRMSCVPSSAALLPLHPDILASLFTPEGQPYLLEVMFAMRELSGPLSLLIEMVTYCSYCNEPFSLGMLQLLKTQMETAPPHELKNIFQMLQELLVAEDPLQSQRLKYAFESEKGLLALMHQSNNVDSRRCYQCVKFLVTLAQKCPQAKDYFKDLSGHWSWAVQWLQKKMTEHYWTPQSNVSNETSTNKTFQRTISAQDTLAYATALLNEKEQSGSSNGSDGSPANENADRSLRQGSESPMMLGDSKSDLEDVDS, translated from the exons ATGGAGACCGAAGAGGAGCAGCACATAACAACGCTCCTCTGCATGGGTTTCCCAGACCCCGACGTGATACGAAAAGCGCTCCGGCTGGCAAAGAACGACATCAACGAGGCAGTGGCGCTACTGACGAACGAAAGCCCCGGACTCGGGTATGGATATGAGCCGATGGAGAGTGGGCCTGCCCCCGGCTCAAGCTCGAGTGGAGAGGGGGACAACAGCGGACGGACTGGCAGTGGAGGGTTTGACCCTCCTCCAGCGTACCACGATGTAGTGGATAGTGAG AGAAGCAATGATGAGAATGGAAACTGCTCTGGAGGCAATATGGAGTTTCCCACCACCAACCTGTATGAGCTGGAGAGTCGAGTCTTTACTGACCACTGGTCCATACCTTACAAGAGAGAGGAGTCCCTGGGCAAGTGTCTTATTGCCTCCACCTGCCTTGCCCGACATG GTCTTGCTGACGCTGATGAGAACTGTAAGCGGTTCATGGATCGGTGCATGCCTGAGGCCTTTAAAAAG TTGCTGACCAGCAGTGCTGTACACAAGTGGGGCACTGAGATTCATGAAGGAATCTACAACATGCTCATGTTGCTGGTGGAACTGGTAGCAGAGAGGGTGAAGCAGGACCCAGTACCTGTAAACCTAATGGGAGTTCTGACCATG GCTCTCAACCCTGATAATGAGTACCATTTTAAGAACCGGATGAAGGCCTGTCAGAGGAACTGGGCTGAAGTTTTTGGAGAGGAAGCCAACATGTTTGCCGTCTCTCTTGGCAACACGTATCAGAAA GAGCCTCATGGTTGGCTGGTTGATTTGGTGAATAGG TTTGGAGAGTTGGGAGGATTCGCTGCCATCCAGACCAAGCTCAATATGGACGAAATTGAGATTGCT TGTGTATCAGCTCTGGTCCAGCCTCTTGGAGTGTGTGCTGAATACCTTAACTGTAGCCTTGTACAG CCTATGCTCGATCCAGTCATCCACAAGATGATCACGTATGTGCAGAACCTGGAGGAGAAGGACCTTAAAGACAAG CGTCTGGTGAGCATTCCAGATCTGCTGTCGGCCATCAAGCTGCTGTGTATGAGGTTCCAGAGGGAGCTGGTTGCTGTGGTGGATGACCTACGGCTGGACACGCTGCTGCGAATGCTTAAAACCCCCCACTTCTCCACCAAGATGAACTCCCTCAAAGAG GTGACCAAGTTAATAGAAGAGAGCACAGTGTCTAAGACTGTGAAAAATGCCATTGACACAGATAAACTGTTAGACTGGCTTGTGGAGAACTCAGTCCTATCAATAGCACTGGAAG GTAACATTGATCAGGCTCAATACTGTGAGAGGATTAAGGGAATCATTGAGCTGCTGGGGAGTAAATTGTCACTGGATGAACTCTCCAAGATCTGGAAAATACAG GCGGGCCAGTCATCAACAGTGATAGAAAACATCCATACAAtaatagctgctgctgctgtgaagttCAGCTTTGATCAACTCACTCACCTCTTTGTCCTCATACAAAAG AGCTGGGAGATCGAGAGTGACCGTGTAAGGCAAAAGCTGCTGAGTCTGATCGGGAGGATAGGCAGAGAAGCTCGCTCTGAAACGACAACAGGAAAG GTGCTGGAGGTGCTGTGGGAGCTGGCTCACCTCCCCACCCTGCCTACCAGTCTCGTTCAGCAGGCGTTGGAGGAGCACCTGGGGATTCTGAGTGATGCCTATGCTGTCAAGGAGACAGTGAAACGCAACTACATCATTAAATGTATTGAGGATATTAAAAAG aCTCACACTCAGGAGGACAGTAAAGGCAGCGACACTCATAGCTCATTTCTTACTGGCACTTGGGGCAAGAAGAAATCTATCTCTTTGGCCAAA GCTTCCCAGCAGAGCACTCCTCAGGCAGTCTGGGTCGTCCCTGCTCTCCGTCAGTTGCACGAGATCACCCGGTCTTTCATTAAGCAGACCTATCAGAAGCAAGATAAG AGCATCATTCAGGATTTAAAGAAGAACTTTGAGATTGTCAAACTGATAACAGGATCCCTTGTGTGCTGCCATCGGCTCGCTGTGACGGCCGCGGGTAATAATGGACTCTCAGGCCTGACCCTGGTGGATGGAAGATACACCTACCAGGAG TATCTGGACAGCCACCTGCGCTTCCTGGCCTTCTTCCTGCAGGAGGCCAGCCTCTACCTGGTCTGGAACAGAGCCAAGGAGCTCTGGGAGTGCCTGGTGTCAGGGCCAGATGTCTGCGAGCTTGACCGTGAG TTGTGTTTTGAGTGGTTCACTAAAGGACAGCATGACCTCGAGAGCgatgttcagcagcagctcttcaaAGAGAAGATTTTAAAACTGGAGCCCTATGAGATCACAATGAATG GTTTCAATCTGTTTAAGACTTTCTTTGAAAATGTTAATCTGTGTGACCATCGTCTGAAACGCCAGGGAACTCAGCTG TGTGTGGAACGCCTTGACCTGGCAGGGATGGATTTTATCTGGCGCATCGCCATGGAAACCCCTGATGAAGAGATAGCCAATGAAGCAATCCAACTCATTATTACATATAGCTACACCAACCTCAATCCCAAGATGAAGAAA GATTCTGTGTCTTTGCACAAGAAGTTCATTGCTGATTGCTACAAGCGACTAGAG GCTGCCAGTTCAGCCTTGGGTGGGCCTACTTTGACACATGCTGTTACTAGGGCAACCAAGATGCTGACGGCCACTGCCATGCCGACAGTGGCCACTTCTGTACAATCACCATCCAGGTACAGAGGGGGGTTTGG atCCACTAAGCTGGTGATAATTGAACGTTTGCTGCTATTGGCTGAACGCTACGTCATCACTATAGAG GATATGTACTCAGTTCCTCGCACTATTCTACCTCATGGGGCCTCATATAATGGACACCCTGTCACACTTCACATCACCTACGAGTCAACCAAAGACACTTTCACCTTAGAG acacacagtaatGAGACAATAGGAAATATCCGGTGGAAGATATCAGAGCACCTGAGCTGTCCGGTAGACAATGTCCAGATCTTTGCAAATGATAGTGTG TTGACCACGAATCGGGACCAGAAGCTGCTGTCCCAGCTTGGCTTTAGCGATGAGCAGAGCCTGACTGTGAAGAGCTCAGGCACCGGCACTCCCTCTGGCAGCTCAGAGTCCTCAGCCTCTGCCTCGAGCAGTTCCAGCTCTGCTGTATTTAACTCTGCCTACGCCTTGGAGCAG GAGAAGTCCCTGCCTGGGGTGGTGATGGCTTTGGTGTGTAATGTGTTTGAAATGCTTTACCAGTTGGCAAACCTCGATGAGCCCAG GATCACTCTTCGTGTGAGGAAGCTACTGCTGCTGATTCCCACAGATCCTGAAGTGCAGGATGCACTCGACAACTTTGTTCCCAAAGAATCCAGTGTATGGAGCCACCAA AAGACACTGTTCACTCTCGGCCAGGGCACAGGTTCTCGTTCTCCATCCATGTCCTccaagcagcagcatcagcccAGTGCTGCATCCATCTTAGAGTCCCTATTCAGATCTTCTGCCCCTGGCATGTCCACATTCAGAGTGCTATACAACCTGGAG GTGTTGAGTTCAAAGCTCATGCCCACATCTGATGATGAAATGGCCAAAACCAGTAGCAAGTCCTTCTGTGAGAACTTCCTGAAAGCGGGAGGCCTCAG TCTGGTGGTGAATGTTATGCAGAGAGATTCCATCCCATCAGAAGTGGACTATGAGACCAGACAAGGGGTCTACTCGATCTGTCTTCAGTTGGCCAG GTTCCTTCTAGTTGGTCAGAGTATGCCTGCAGCGCTGGATGACGATGTCATCAGGGATGGCGAGGCACTGTCGTCTCGTCCATTCCGTAATGCTGGACGTGCCGGGCGAcagctgtctctctgtggaACTCCAGAGAAGTCATCATACAGACAGATGTCCTTATCTGAGCGCTCATCCATAAGAGTGGAGGAGATTATACCTGCTGCCCGTGTAGCCATTCAG ACAATGGAGGTGTGTGACTTCACATCCACTGTTGCCTGTTTCATGCGTCTGACGTGggcggcagcagcaggtcgATTGGATCTGGTCGGCAGcccacagccaatcagagagacacacagctcGCTTCTGCCACAGGGGGTCCGCACCAGAGTCAGCAGTACAG GAAGTAACTGTAGCTCCAGCAGCGAGGGTGAGACCACACCAACAGCTTTGCATGCTGGAAtatgtgtcagacagcagagtgTCTCCATCAAAGATGCTATCATTGCCCGGGAGGCCTTGTCACTACTGGTTACCTGTTTGCAGTTACGCTGCCAGCAGCTGT CTTCTTTTTACAACCTACCCTCAGTCAATGATTTCATTATTGATATTCTACTGGGATCTCCCAGTGGAGAG ATCCGACGTGTGGCTTGTGATCAGCTGTACACTCTGAGCCAGTCTGATACTTCAGCCTTCCCTGAAGTCCAGAAACCCAACCTGTTTCTCCTTTCAGTCATTCTAACCGCTCAGCTGCCATTGTGGAGTCCTACATCTGTTATGAGAGGAGTCAATCAGAG GTTGCTGTCCCAGTGCACAGAGTACTTTGACCTAAGATGCCAGCTCCTGGATGACCTAACAA CTTCAGAAATGGAGGTGTTGAAAGTGAGTGCAGCCACCATGCTGGAGGATGAGATTTCTTGGCTCGACAACTTTGAGCCCAGCTGGAACTCTGAGATGGAGACCAGTGAGGCGGATAACATCCTCTTGGCAGGGCACCTCCGACTCATCAAGaccttgctctctctctgtggcaatgagaaagaacatctcg GTCCATCTCTTATTCAGCAGTTGTTGGATGACTTTCTGTTTCGAGCTTCGCGGATTATCATCAACAGTTCCAATGCTACATCTTCTCCAGCTCCCATTCATGATTTCCACCCCAA GTGcagcacagccagcagcagactggCTGCCTACGAAGTTCTGGTGATGCTGGCAGACAGCTCTCTCTCAAACCTGCGGCTCATCACCAGAGAGTTACTATCCATGCACCACCAGTCGGATCCTTCCCTCTGCAAGGAGTTTGAT tATCTACCTCCTGTAGAGAGCCGGTCAATCTCTGGTTTTGTTGGATTGAAGAATGGTGGCGCTACATGTTACATGAATGCTGTGTTTCAGCAGCTTTACATGCAGCCTGGCCTACCAGAG GCTTTTCTGTCCATTGAGGATGACACAGACCAGCCAGAAGAGAGTGTCTTCTACCAGGTTCAGTCTTTGTTTGGCCACCTGATGGAGAGCAAACTGCAGTACTACGTACCTGAGAACTTCTGGAAG ATCTTCAAGATGTGGAACAAGGAGCTTTATGTCAGGGAACAGCAGGATGCGTATGAGTTCTTCACAAGCCTGGTGGACCAGCTTGATGAGCATCTCAAG AAAATGGGTCGAGAACAGAtcttcaaaaacacatttcagggAATCTTCTCTGACCAGAAGATTTGTAAAGACTGCCCTCACAG ATACGAGCGTGAGGAAACCTTCATGGCGTTGAACCTTGGAGTGACTTCCTGTCAGAGTTTAGAGATCTCATTAGACCAGTTTGTCAGAGGAGAGGTGCTAGAGGGCAGCAATGCCTACTACTGTGAGAAATGCAAGGAGAAg AGGACCACAGTGAAGAGAACATGTATCAAATCCCTGCCCAGTGTTCTCTGCATTCACCTCATGCGCTTCGGTTTCGACTGGGAGAGTGGACGCTCCATCAAATATGATGAGCAAATCAGG TTCCCCTGGGTGTTGAACATGGAGCCCTACACTGTGTCTGGAATGGCTCGTCAAGACTGCAGCGGAGAAGGTGGTGAGGGCAGAGGCGAAGGGACCTCAGGAGGGTCACCCAGGAAAAAAGTCACAATTTCTGAGAACTATGAACTCGTGGGAGTTGTTGTCCACAGTGGTCAGGCACATGCCGGACACTACTACTCCTTCATTAAAGATCGACG CGGTAGTGCCCGTGGACGTTGGTACAAGTTCAATGACAATGTGGTGGAGGAGTTTGATATGAATGATGAAACTTTGGAGTACGAGTGCTTCGGTGGAGAGTACCGCCCTAAAGTCTACGACCAGT CCAACCCTTACCCAGATGTGCGGAGGAGGTACTGGAATGCCTACATGTTGTTTTATCAGAAGATCAGCGACCAAAACTCACCTGTCCTGCCCAAAAAAAGCAGGGTCAGCATCATGAGGCAGGAAGCAGAGGACCTCACACT GTCTGCCCCGTCCTCTCCAGATGTCTCCCCACAGTCGTCTCCTCGTCCCCCAAGAGCAAATAACGACCgcctcaccctcctcacccgCCTGGTCCGCAAGGGAGAGAAGAAAGGcctgtttgtagagaagatgcCCGCCAGCATCTATCAG ATGGTTAGAGATGAAAACCTAAAGTTCATGAGAAACAGAGACGTCTACAACAGTGACTACTTCAACTTCACCCTCTCCCTGGCCTCAGTCAATGCA ACAAAGCTGAAGCATCCAGACTATCAGTCTATGGCCAAAGAAAGTCTCCAGCTGGCTGTTCATTTTCTCTTCCACACCTACCTGCACACCAAAAAGAAACTTCG GGTGGACACAGAGGAGTGGATGGCCACAGTGGAGGTGTTGCTGTCTAAGAGCAGTGAGGCATGCCAGTGGATGGTGCAATACCTGGTGGGACCAGAGGGACGAGAAATCACCAG GGTTTGTCTGCTGGAGTGCAGTGTCAGGGAGGTGAGGGTGGTGGTCGCATCCATCCTTGAAAAGACTCTGGAGAGTGCACTTCACTTCGGAGACCCTGGGATGGACAGTTTGACTGACGTCCTGCTCTCCTTATTAGACAAGGATGTTCCTGAGAATGTGAAAAACTGCGCGCAGTACTTCAGCCTCTTCAGCAACTTCGCTCAGAGG GGTTGTGGTCCTTGTCAGCTGTTGCTGAAGCACTCAGCCTATCGTCGGATGCTCATCTTCCTGTTGGGACCCAATAGACAGAACAACCAG aaCCGACGGTGGAGTCCAGCCCAGGCTCGGGAGTTCCTTCACCTTCACAGCACTCTGGCCCTCATCACGCTGCACTCTGACCTCGGcccacagcagacacagg CTCCAGGAGGCTTTAAGCTTCGCATGAGTTGCGTCCCATCCTCAGCAGCGCTCCTACCTCTGCACCCAGACATCCTGGCCTCACTGTTTACTCCGGAGGGACAGCCTTACCTTCTAGAG GTGATGTTTGCCATGCGTGAGCTGTCAGGCCCGCTGTCTCTCCTCATAGAAATGGTGACCTACTGCTCGTACTGTAATGAGCCTTTCTCCCTGGGAATGCTGCAGTTACTCAAG ACCCAGATGGAGACGGCTCCACCTCATGAACTAAAGAACATTTTTCAaatgctgcaggagctgcta GTAGCAGAAGATCCTCTGCAATCCCAGAGACTCAAATATGCTTTTGAGTCAGAGAAAGGACTGTTAG cattgaTGCACCAGAGCAATAATGTGGACAGCAGACGCTGCTACCAGTGTGTTAAGTTCCTGGTCACGTTAGCTCAGAA GTGTCCTCAAGCCAAGGATTACTTCAAGGACCTCTCCGGTCATTGGAGCTGGGCCGTGCAGTGGTTGCAGAAAAAG ATGACAGAACATTACTGGACCCCACAGAGTAACGTCTCTAATGAGACATCCACCAATAAAACCTTCCAGCGCACCATCTCTGCACAG GATACCCTGGCCTACGCCACAGCATTGTTAAATGAGAAGGAGCAGTCTGGCAGCAGCAACGGCTCAGATGGCAGTCCAGCCAATGAAAACGCCGACCGCAGCCTCCGACAG GGGTCAGAGTCTCCCATGATGCTCGGAGATTCAAAGAGTGATCTAGAAGATGTCGACTCCTAG